In Candidatus Nitrospira nitrificans, one genomic interval encodes:
- a CDS encoding transposase, which translates to MRRGKHPVYIDECGFVSSTARRHGYAPKGQRVDGLVSGHRRPRTSLIAARMDGRLAEPCLFEGTCDTTVFNAWLKTRLCPRLNVHHLVIMDNAAFHTAPETAQLIAATGATLLFLAPYSPDLNPIEHDFAALKKRREYQDQTTLDDIVRGYQ; encoded by the coding sequence GTGCGCCGTGGCAAACACCCCGTGTACATCGATGAATGCGGGTTTGTGTCTTCGACGGCGCGGCGGCATGGATATGCGCCCAAAGGCCAGCGTGTGGACGGCCTGGTTTCCGGGCATCGACGGCCCCGCACGTCGCTCATCGCCGCTCGCATGGATGGGCGACTCGCCGAACCCTGTCTATTCGAAGGCACCTGCGATACAACCGTCTTCAACGCCTGGCTGAAGACGCGGCTGTGCCCGCGTCTGAACGTCCACCATCTCGTGATCATGGACAACGCCGCATTTCATACCGCACCCGAAACAGCGCAGCTCATCGCAGCGACTGGCGCGACCCTGCTGTTTCTCGCGCCCTATTCTCCCGACCTCAATCCCATCGAGCATGACTTCGCCGCTCTCAAGAAGCGCCGCGAGTATCAGGACCAGACCACCCTCGACGACATCGTGAGAGGCTATCAATGA